CGGTGGAGGCATCCACCTTGGTGATGGAGAGATTCATCTCACCGGTGCCGTCGATGTAGCGCTTGCTGTTCTCGCGGGCCAGTTCGTCGTCCTGACCGTTCAGAGCGACCAGACCCTGGGCGTACTGAACGCCGGTGGTCAGCGCGCGGCCCTTGGGATCCAGGAAGTTGGAGGTGCGGTAGCTGGGGACGCGATAGGCACCGTTGAGGTCGGTGCTGGTGCTGATGGCAGCGCCTTCAGCGGTGGCGTCGAGCTCCTTCGAGGAGAAGGTGAAGGGGACTTCCTCACCACCGGGCAGCAGCACGGTGACGATCTGGAAGTCGATACCGCCCATCTCCTTGAAGTTGACGCCGTTACCGGTGACGGACAGGTCGCCATAGACCTGGTCAAGGCTCGTGGTGAAGCGGGTCAGGATTTTGGTGGCCACAAACTGGGCCTCCTGACGCTTGTTGGCGGGCTCGCCCTTCACATACACCTCAGCGGGGTGCATGCAGACCTCGCGCAACTCGTACTTGGTGTTGCTGTCGAGGGCGATAGAGCCGCGGGCGGAGTCGGGAAGGGTCGGGCAATCGTTGGCCAGACCGGTGTTGTGGATGTCGTCGTAGGTCAGATCGGCCCGATCAACAGCCTTCGCACCGCCACTGCAAGCGGTCACGAGGGTCAGGCAAAGGGCCAGCACGACGGCCAGCAAAGGACGGAAACGCATGGGGGAGAAACCGGTCTGGCGGGGAAAACCTCAGGGATGGGGTAGGCCCGATCGGGATACTACCGGTGCAAAACGCCCATTCCGCGTACCATGTCGCGGCTCTCAACAACCTGTATGCGAGAGCGGCTGAATTAATCCCTGTATGAGCGACGCCAGCAACACCTCTCAGATCGACGACAGCCTGGTCCGAGGCGACTGGGAGGCCCGGCTGAGTTCCGAGCTGGAGAGCCTGGAAGAACTGGCCGCCGAGGTGGATGGCGAAGCCCAAGCCCTGCTGCTCCTGCTTCGGCGCCTGGAGGAACTACACCGCACCATCCAAGACGGTGCGTTCCGCTCGAGCCTTCCCTCCGATCGCGGCGAGCTCTTCAACCTGCTGAAGGGCATGGAGAAGAGCGGCGGATGGCCCTACATCCCCCGGCTGCAGCTGCGGACCTTTATGGACCTGCTGCAGAACGACGACGACTCAGCCCTGGCCGCCTGAAGCCGTAGCAAGAGCACTCAAGAGCCGGTGGGCCAAGGCGAGCTTGCCCATCGGTTCAACGCGCTCCACCGCCGCTCCTGGGCCCAGGATCCAGCCTTCGTTGGAGAGGCTGCCGAAACCCGCCCCCGCTGCGTCAATGGGGTTGGCGAACAACAGATCACAGCCCTTGCGCGCAAACTTGGCCTGGGCCTGCGGCAGGACATCACCGGTGTGGGCCGCAAAGCCAAGGATCGCCTGACCAGCAAGGCGACGATCCACCAGGGCGCGCAGCACGTCAGGCACGGACTCCCAGCCCGCCCCCATGGCATCCGCCAAGGCCTGTTTGTCGGGCTTCTCGCTAAAGCGCTGCTTCGGGCGGTGGTCCGCCACGGCCGCAGCCATGGCAATGGCACTGGCCTGGGGCTGGAGCTCCTCTAAGGAACGCTGAAGCTCCGCTCCAGTCTCCACCGGATGGCAGCGCAAGCCCTCGAGCCAAGCCGGCTCGACCTGCAGAGGGCCATGGACCAGATCCACCTCGGCGCCACGTAGACGGGCCGCCTGGGCCAACAACACCCCCATTCGTCCGGTGCTGGGATTGCTGATGCAGCGGGCTGGATCCAGCCACTCCCGCGTGGGCCCCGCGCTCACGAGCAGGCGACGTCCCTGCCAATCGCGCTGCCAGCCCCAGAGCGCCAGGGACTCCAGGGCGAGCAGCAGGGAGGCCGGCTCCGCCATGCGTCCAGCCCCCTCCCGATCACAGGCCAGCAGACCGTCAGCGGGGCCCAACGGCAACACCCGCTCAAAGTCCTGGAGGGCCTGCCAATTGCGATGCACCCCAGGGGAACTCCACATGGCGGTGTTCATGGCCGCTGCCGCCAACACCGGCGCTTCCGTGGCCAGCAACAGCGACGCCAAGAGGGTGTCCCCGAGTCCATAGACCCAACGCCCGAGGCTGGTCGCGGAGAGCGGAGCCAGGAGCACCAGTTCAGCCCACTCCGCCAGCTCCACATGCAGGGGACGCGCGGCGGTGTGACTCCACTGATCGGCGTCGAGGTAGCAGCGCTGACGGCTCAGGCTGGCGAGCGCGCCGGGGCTGACCAGCTGCGCCGCACTGGGAGTGAGAACACAACGGACCTCAGCGCCACGCTTCGCCAGGGCGCTGACCACCAGTGGAAGCTTGACCGCGGCGATGCTGCCGCTGATCCCCACCAGAACACGCCGCCCCTTGAGGGGATCAACCGGGATCTCAGTCCTCATCAAAGGGTTCTTGATCGACCAAGTGCACGTAGGGGCGAGCCAGCTCTGGACGGTGAATGGCGACAGCCCGCAGCAGGTGCCAATCGTTCAACGCGGCAAACGGGGAGGGGTAGTCGTCCTCATCGAGACGCCGCCCCAAGTCCTGCATGGAGGCCTCGGTCTGCGCCGCGATCAACTCGGGGGTGATGGAGGGGGAATCGGTCATGGCCGTTGAAGACTGATAAGTTCTGGCCAGGACAAGGATTCTTCCTGGTCTTGAGGG
This DNA window, taken from Synechococcus sp. LTW-R, encodes the following:
- the coaBC gene encoding bifunctional phosphopantothenoylcysteine decarboxylase/phosphopantothenate--cysteine ligase CoaBC — encoded protein: MRTEIPVDPLKGRRVLVGISGSIAAVKLPLVVSALAKRGAEVRCVLTPSAAQLVSPGALASLSRQRCYLDADQWSHTAARPLHVELAEWAELVLLAPLSATSLGRWVYGLGDTLLASLLLATEAPVLAAAAMNTAMWSSPGVHRNWQALQDFERVLPLGPADGLLACDREGAGRMAEPASLLLALESLALWGWQRDWQGRRLLVSAGPTREWLDPARCISNPSTGRMGVLLAQAARLRGAEVDLVHGPLQVEPAWLEGLRCHPVETGAELQRSLEELQPQASAIAMAAAVADHRPKQRFSEKPDKQALADAMGAGWESVPDVLRALVDRRLAGQAILGFAAHTGDVLPQAQAKFARKGCDLLFANPIDAAGAGFGSLSNEGWILGPGAAVERVEPMGKLALAHRLLSALATASGGQG
- a CDS encoding DUF2555 domain-containing protein, with amino-acid sequence MTDSPSITPELIAAQTEASMQDLGRRLDEDDYPSPFAALNDWHLLRAVAIHRPELARPYVHLVDQEPFDED
- the psbO gene encoding photosystem II manganese-stabilizing polypeptide; its protein translation is MRFRPLLAVVLALCLTLVTACSGGAKAVDRADLTYDDIHNTGLANDCPTLPDSARGSIALDSNTKYELREVCMHPAEVYVKGEPANKRQEAQFVATKILTRFTTSLDQVYGDLSVTGNGVNFKEMGGIDFQIVTVLLPGGEEVPFTFSSKELDATAEGAAISTSTDLNGAYRVPSYRTSNFLDPKGRALTTGVQYAQGLVALNGQDDELARENSKRYIDGTGEMNLSITKVDASTGEFAGVFTAVQPSDTDMGSHDPVDVKIVGQLYGRLEKA